The DNA sequence GCTCTCATCCAGCAACGTGACATCAAAAATGGCCACGTCGTGGCCGCCCCCGCTGTGGTAACGCACGTGGCTGAGCAGTTTTGCCGGCAACGAGCGATACATGCGGAATCGGCCATAGGAAAATGGAATGTAAAAGTCCTTCTCCTTGTCGAACCCGGGAATCAGCGACTGGGCGCCTCCGGTTGCCATGTCGAGAAGGGCCGGATGACACCGGAAGACGTCCAGCTCGGACGCAAATGATTCCGGGATCTCCAAGCTGACCAATGCTTCAGACTCCCCGTAATCGATCCGTCGCAAGTTCGCCCAGCGAGGACCGAAATCCATAAAGGTTTGGTTCAGGAAGCCATCCAGAACTTCGGTTCGCCGGCGACAACGCCCCCGGAGGATCGAGATGGCATGGGTGGGCAAGGGCTCGGCGGGCAGGCTGCGCACCTTCCCTGTGCTGTGCAACTCCATCGAGGGAACCGATTCAAGTTTGAAGTCGGCACCCGATTCCTTGCGGTGAAACGTAAGCCGCAGCTCGCGTGGGGTTGCTGATTTAACGGGAAAAGGAGCCAGGAACAAGACGTCGGAAAGCTCCACCCCGTCGGACTTGGAAACCTGAGCCCACGCCGCCCGAACCAGCTCGATGAAGCCGGTTCCGGGGATCAAGGCATCCCCGCCCTTCACGACGTGCTCCGACAGAAGCCAGTGCTTCTCCCGGGAAAACATCGTCTTGAAAACCACATCGCGATGCGGGGTTTCGTGGAAGCTATCCCAGAACGGGTACTGGCTCTTTTGGAAGGCGATGGGATCCGGCTCCCGGGCCAGGGCCTGTGGGTGACCCGCGATGGCGCTGGCCATGCCGACCTGCTGCCAGGCGCTCCAATTGATGGAGATAGTCCGCAAACCGTCCTGCCAGGTCCGCTTTCGCGCAAAGGCGTCGAGGAAGGCATTGGCAGCCGTGTAGTCGACCTGTCCGGGAAGCCCGAGGAACGAGCTCACCGACGAGCAGAGCGCGAGAAAATCCAGCTTCGTCCCCTGCAAGGCCGCCTGGAGCACCAGTGCTCCCTTCACCTTGGGCAAGATCACCCGATCCGCCTCCGCACGAGTCTTCAACTGGATCAGTGAATCCTGCAGAATACCAGCCGCATGAACCACGCCCTGCAGGGAGCCAAAGCGCTTGAGGGTCAGCGCCACCGCGCGCTTCATCTGATCCACATCCGTGACATCGGCGGTGAGGGGCAAAACCTCGCCACCCAGAGACTCCAGCAGCTGGATCTTGCGAATGGCTTTCGAGGTGGCGTCCTGATCGTTGTGCTCGGACAGCCACCCCGCGTAGGCCTCTCTGGCGGGCAGAGCGCTGCGACCGAGCAAGGCGACCTTGGCACGGCAAGACTGAACCAGATGTTTGGCCAACTCGAAACCGATGCCACCCAGTCCGCCCGTGATGAGATACACTCCCCCGTCACGGAGCCGCGCCTCGATCGGGGCCGCCGTATCAATTCGAACAGGATCGGTGGACTGCACCCACCGGTCGGGACCACGCCACGCGACCAGCGACTCGTGGGTCGTGCTGAAGCACTCCGAAAGGATTTGTCGAGCAACCGTCTCCGACTGGCCGGCGGAAGCCGGGGTCCAACCCACATCCACCACTCTCGCCGAGATGTGCGGAAACTCATGGGGGATGACCCGCACCGGTCCCAGGACCAGGCTCTTCTCAGGCGCCAATGAACTCTCGCCCGCGATCTGCTGCCCCCCATTGGACACCACCGTCAATCGCAGCGGATCCTCCTCGGCCGCCAAAGCCTGCGCCAGATAGAACAGGCTGTAAAAATTGAGATTCAGGGCGGAATCGAGCTTGGCGAGAGGATCTGCCTGCCGATCCATCGCAGTCACGCTCCAGAAATGAACCACCTGCTCCGGCAAGCCGCCGTTGGACTGAAGCTCCGCGAGCAGGCTGTCGTAGTCAGCGCGCTCCACCGGGTTGATATAAAACCGGCCCTCGTCCTTCTTGGCAAACCGTTTGCCGATCGAGACGGTCACGACCCTGGCACCCTTCAGCCGCTCCACGAAGCGCTGCCCGAGCCCGGTCTCATCCAAAAAAACCAGCCAGGAGGCGGAGGCCGCCATGCCCTCGGAAACACTCGCGTTGATCGCCGGCTTCCAGGAAGGCAGATAAAACCAGTCCGCGATGGCAGGCCGCTTGCGCAGATGCTTTTTCTGCTGGCTCGAGATCGACTGGCCAGGCTCCACCCAGAATCGCTCGTGCTCGAAAGGATAGGTGGGCAAGGAGACCCGGCGGCGAGTCTGTTCGCCATAGAAGCGGGACCAATCGAGCTTCAGCCCGCTCATCCACAGCCGTCCATACGTCGTCAACAGGAAGGCCACATCCGAGCCCTCCTCCTTCGGGTGCCGCAGGGTCGAGAGCGAAGCGGAAACCAGCTTGCCAAACTGTTGCTTGGACAGGCTGCTCAACGTGCGGCCGGGACCGATCTCCAAGAGCAGACGCCCTGGCTCCTTCAAAAGCTCGGCCATGCCGTCGGCAAATCGGACGGTGTGTCGCAAATGCTTAACCCAATAGGCCGGATCGGTCGCCTGGGCGGCAGTGATCCAAGTTCCCGTCAAATTGGAAATGTAAGGCTGGACGGGAGGCTTGAACCGGATGGAAGAGCAGAAACGCTCAAACTCGCCCAGGATCGGCTCAAGCATGCTGGAATGCGCCGCCACGTTGATGTGGATCCGCGTGCATTCAATTTCTCGCTCCACCAACGCCCGCTCCACCGCGGCGATCGCTCCGACCGGTCCGGACACCACGCTGAGCGAGGGCCCGTTGATGGCCGCGAACGAAAGCTCCGGCCCCATGAATTTGCGCGCCTCCGCCTCGGGCAGCGGAACGCTGAGCATCCCACCCTCGGGCAGCTTCTCAAAGAGACGTCCCCGCAAGGTCACTAGCGCCATGCCATCCTGATAGGAGAAGACTCCGGCGAGGCAGGCCACGACATACTCGCCCATGCTGTGGCCGATCATGGCCGCAGGACTCACCCCCCAGGACATGAGCAACTTGGCCAGCGCATACTCGGTCGCAAACAGCGTCGGAAGGGCCAGGGAAGGCTTTTCCAGCTCCTTGGTGGCGGCCTCCGCCTGCCCCGGCGGAGGGAACATCAGCGTTCTAAGGTCGATGCCCAGCTGCGGCTTGATGTAGTTCAGGCATTCATCGATGGCCTGCGAATAGACCGGCTCGGTCTCGTAAAGATCGCGGCCCATGGTGGCGTACTGGGCTCCGCCCCCAGGGAACATGAACACCACCGAGGCATTCCCCTTCGGCAGGGCCTGGGTCACCATCCGCTTGGAGTCGGCCCCGCCCAGCGTTGCCAGAGCATCCTCACGACCACTGCAAACCACCACCCGCCGCTGCTCAAAGCCCTTCCGTCCCACCGCCAGGGTGTAGGCAACATCGGCCAGATTGTCGGCAGGATGCTCGCGCAGATGGTTGGCCAGGTTGAGGGTGGCGGCATCCAGCGCCGCCGAGCTTCGCGCCGACAGGAGCAGCAGCTGCCAGGTGCGACCGGGGCTGCTGGCCGCGGGCTCAGGGGCCTGCTCCAGAATCACATGCGCGTTGGTTCCTCCGGCGCCGAGAGCGGTGACGCCCGCGCGCCGGGGTCGCCCGCTCCGAACCCAGGGAGTCAGCTTCGTGTTAACAAAGAAGGGACTATTGGCAAAATCGATCTGCGGGTTCGGCGCTGAGTAGTTCAGGCTGGCCGGGATCAACCCGTTCTTGAGGGACAGCACCGTCTTGATGAAACCGGCTACACCTGAGGTTTCACCCAAATGCCCGATGTTTGATTTGAGCGAACCGATCGCACAGAACCCGGTCTTGTCGGTGAAGTTGCGATAGGCCTGGGTGATCGCGCTGATCTCGATCGGATCCCCGACCATCGTCCCCGTCCCATGACACTCGACGTAGTCAATGGTGGCCGGGTCCACACCGGAAAGCGTGATCGCCTCCGTGATGGCTTTGGCCTGCCCCTCGACGCTGGGGGCCAGATAGCCAACCTTCATCGCGCCGTCGTTGTTGATGGCAGTCCCCTTGATCACCGCGAGCACGTTGTCCCCATCGGCCAGGGCATCGTCGAGCCGTTTCAAGACAACGATGCCCACCCCGCTGCCGAAGATGGTCCCCTTGGATTCCGCATCGAACGCGCGGCAATGCCCATCGGGAGACATGATCTCACCCTCGCTGAAGACATACCCTCGGATCTGCGGAAGCAGAATCGTGACGCCGCCGGCCATCGCCATGTCGCACTCCCCGGTAAGGAGGCTCTGGACCGCCAGATGGATCGCGACCAGCGAGGACGAGCAAGCCGTCTGCACGTTGATGCTCGGCCCGTTCAGATTCATCTCATACGAGACGCGGGTCGCCAGAAAGTCCTTGTCGTTGCCCGCGTGTCGCACCATGAAATCGCCGAGCGACTTCATCAGGTCGGGATTGGAGATGAGATTGTACATCATGTACAAATTCATCCCGGAGGCACCGAACACACCGACCCCGTTTCCGTGAGTCTCCACGTTGTAGCCCGCGTCCTCCATGGCAGCCCAGGCGACCTCCAGGAAGAACCGGTGCTGCGGATCCATGACCGCGGCGTCGCGGGGGCTAAATCCGAAAAAGCCGGCATCGAACTGATCGACCCCGTCCAAAGTCGGGCAGGCCTTCACATAGGCGGGGTCGAGCAGCAAATCGGGAGATTCTCCCGCGGCCAACAGTTCTTCTTCGGTGAAGAAGCGGACCGATTCGACGCCGTCGCGAAGGTTTTTCCAAAGTTGGGCGACATCCCGGGCGCCGGGCAACCGTGATGCCATGCCGATCACGGCGATCTCGTTCCCCGAAGCTGCTCTGGATGCTGATTCGTGAGCCATACGTGCTAAACGGTTCGACTCGCCTGGCGTTGCTGGCGGCGACGAGACAGGGCGTCCTTACGCGCTTCCCCTCGATCCTGGCTCTGCTGGAGTTTCTGAGCCTCGCCCTGCCCGGCCTCGTCGATATGCGCCGCCAAGGCGCTGACGGTCGGGAATCGGAACATGTCCACCAAAGGCACGTTCTTGCCTAACGCTTGCCGAAGTAAATGATTTGCCTGAACCATCATCAGGGAGTTGGCTCCCAGGTCAAAAAAGTTGTCCGAGGCTCCTACCTGCTCGAGCTTAAGCAGATCTTGCCAAACCTTCGAGATGATTTTCTCCGAGTCGCTGGACGGGGCCAGATAGGCGGTGGCCGACTCGGGTCGGGAATGTTCCGGCTCGGGCAACGCCGCCCGGTTGATCTTGCCGTTCGGGGTCAGGGGCAGTCGCTCGAGCACGACAAAGGCGCTGGGCACCATGTAGGCGGGCAGCTTGCCGCGCAGATAGCTGGCCAGCTCGGAAGGCAGGCTCTTGGCCGGCGTGGCGCTCGCGCCCACCCGGTTGACATAGTCGGTCCACGGCCTTTCCGGCCCCGGATCCAACGCGGCGCGACCGGGCGAAGCCTTCTTCCGATGCCGAAAGGCCGCGTCGTAAGCATCGAGCCGCCCCTCGGCGTTCCAGCTCAACTCCACCTCGTAGTCGTCGGCAAGCTTCCACAGCTGCTCGGGGTCGATTCCGCTCACGGGCTGGGAATCCAGCAGAGCCCTCAGCTCGCCCACCGTGGCCGGTGCCGATCCCTTTTCCAGTAACTCGACCGCTTTCACTTCCCGACTCAGTCGCGGATTGGGCAGCCCCCGAAGGGTCAGAACCGGAGGCTCAGCCGCCAGCAGGTCGCGAACGCCGGCCAGAGCCAGCTGCTCAGCTCGGATGACATTGGCTTCCGCGCCGCCCGAGGCGGGGGCTGATCCGATCTCGAGCACCACATCATAACGGAAGCGCGTGACTTCGTTGAGGGACTCCCCTCGCTTGAGCTGCTGCACCACCCGGGTGATCTGAGGAATTCGACGGCTCAAGGCGCGGAACAAATCCGCATGGATCAACATCTCGCTCTCGCGCTCACGGCGTTTGGCAATGCGCTGCTTGAGCTCCGCCGTGCTTAGATGATCGGGCGCCTGATACAGCTCGATGTCGGTGAGGAAGGCAGTCAGCAAAGGAAGGCTGCGCAGATCCCCGAGGAAAATGCGTCCCCCGGGAGCCACCAGCGTTGCCACCTGCTCGAGCACCCGGCAGAGATACTCCACGCCAGGAAAATACTGCACCACCGAGTTGATGACGACGGTGTCGAACGACCCGGCGCCGAACTCCGGCAGCTGATCCGCCTTGCCCTGATGCAGCTCCACCTGAGCCAACGGGCGAACTTGCAATGCGCGCCGGATGTTCTCGATCGCGGTCGCCGCGAAATCCACGCCCACGTAACGTTCGCACTGGGGGGCAATCCGGAAGAGGAGCAGGCCGCTTCCGCAGCCAATCTCCAGAACACGTTTCGGCTTCAGGGACAGAATCCGTTCGACTCCCCGGTCCACCCACTCGCGCATTTCGGTCGGCGGAATGGGGGCGCCTGTGTAGCTGCTGTCCCATCCCACCAGGTCGAAGGTAGGATCGAGGGGCAGGGCCTCATTGTCCCCGGTCCGATGATAGGTCTCTGTCCAAAGATGCTGCCAGTGTTCTGCGCCGGCGACAGTGGCGGCGCCGCCGCCGGACCCGGCTGCCTCAGGAACGGTGTAGGCAACCAATCGCTGATCCCCGGGCGTGTCCTCGCGGGCGATCACCACGCACTCCCGCACCAGGGGATGATGATTCAGCACCGTCTCGATCTCGCCCAACTCGATCCGATGGCCTCGGATTTTGACTTGATGATCCAAGCGGCCGAGGTACTCGACCTGGCCATCCTCGCGATAGCGGGCCAGATCGCCGGTCCGATACAGCCTCTCTCCGGCAACCGCGGCGAATGGATTGGGAACAAATCTCTGGTCCGTCAGCTCCGGGCGGTTCAGATAACCGCGAACGACCCCGGCTCCACCGATCAGCAGCTCCCCCGGGACACCCACCGGCACGAGCTGGAGGTTTCGATCCACGATGAAAACCTGCGTGTTGACCAGCGGCCGTCCGATCGTGATGGCGTCGGACCGCGTCACGCGAACCGAAGTCGACCATACGGTGGTCTCGGTCGGGCCGTACATGTTGATCAGCTCCCCTTCCATGACCCGCAACAGCTGTTCCGCCAAGGTGGGAGGAAGGGCCTCTCCGCCCAGCAGCAGTTTCTTGATGGGGCGGAGGGCTTCCAGCGAGCCAGGGTTGATCGCCAGGATCGATGCCAAGGAGGGCGTGCACTGGAAATGGGTGACGCCATGCCGGCTGATCAGCGCCGGGATGCTGTAGTCTCCTTCCAGCCCTTCTTCGATCTCCGCGAGGCTGGGGTTGCTCAGCTCCCGCAGCCGGTTGAGATGAGTCAGGGCCGAAAGCGCATCGGCCGAAGGCACACCGAAGTCAATCAGGCAGGCCAGTTCGTCCGCCCCCATCGCCTTCAACCGATCCACAATCGCGAGCGCACTCTCCGGGGTTCCGAACAGACCTGCAGTCTCAAAATAGCGATCGAAGGCATGGTCGAGCAGGGCGTCCATGTCCTCGGGGGTGAAGTTGTCGAGATCCAGCTTCATGTCGCCGCCGACAGCTTTCTTCGAAGGCTGACGGAAAGCGGGAAAAGCCCAGGGCGCGATCTTGGTCAGGTCAAAGGCGCTCTTGAGGTAATTGCAAAGGGGCTGCTTGACCTTGACCCGCACCGCCTCGAGGTCGTCCCCAATGTGCGTGTGCAGCATCACCGAGACCAAACCCTGGCCCGGGTGTCCGTGAGCGCGCCAGGCCTCGCGATAGGCGGCGATCTTGTCCGCCAACTCCTCGATCTTTTGCCCCAGTAGGTTCGTGAGCAGGTTGAAGCCCATCTCACCGGCCATCCGGAAAGTCTCGATATTGCCGGCCGCGGTGATCCACATCGGCGGCCGGCTGCGCACGGGCGCAGGGAAGATCTTCACCGAGATCTCCTGCCCATCCCCGTTACGGACTTGCACAGCCTCGCCCCGCCACAGCTTCGAGACAGTCTCGATGCCACGGAACATCAGGTTCTTGCGATCGGCGTAGTTCTCCGGAGCGAAAGCGAAGTCGTTGGCATGCCAGCCGGAGGCAAAGGACAGTCCCACCCGGCCATTCGATAGATTGTCAACCATCGACCATTCTTCGGCCATGCGAATGGGATTGTGCAACGGAAGCACCACGCTGCCCGCCCGGATCTGGACGTTCTTGGTCACGGCGGCAATGGCGGCGCTGGTGACCGAGGGATTGGGATAGAGCCCGCCGAAGGCGTGAAAGTGTCGCTCGGGAGTCCAGATGGCGGTGAAGCCATGGGCATCCGCATACTTGGACCCTTCCAACATCAGCCAGTACCGGTTCTTGCCGGTGTTCTCCGCAGCGTCGCTGGAGAAATAGAACAAGGTGAAATCCAGCTTCCGCCTGGACGTCGACCGCTTCGGAGCCGGGCGATTCTGCTGGAACGCCTGCTCTTCGTGAACCACCACCTTGAAGCCGCGAGCCAACGTCCACGACAGCTCGAGCACATGGATATCGAAGGAGACGCTGGTCACGGCCAGCCACACTCCCGGGCTCTGCCCCTCCTGACCGAGCACCCGGTCCATTCCAGCGAAGAAGTTGAGCACGTTGCGATGCTCGATCATGACACCCTTCGGCTTGCCCGTGGAGCCGGAGGTGTAAATCACATACGCCAAATGATGCGGCTTGGCTCCGCTCAGGAAATCTCCCTCGGCCTGCTGCGAGATCGTCGGCCAATCGGTATCGAGCTTGATCACCTTGGCGCGGTGGCGAGGCAACTCGGCAGCCAATCGCTCCTGGGAAACGATCACCGACGCCTGCGAATCCTCGAGCATGTGGGCGATTCGCTCCTGGGGGTAGGCCGGATCAATGGGAAGGTACGCGCCTCCCGCCTTTTGAATTCCCAGCAGCCCCACCAACATCTCCACCGAGCGCGACACACACAGACCGACCATGGCATCGGGCCCAACCCCCAGCTCGCGCAGGTATCGGGCGAGCTGGTTCGCTCGCGCGTTCAGCTCGCGATAGGTCAAACTCTTTTCGCGAAACACCACCGCCACGGCATCCGGCGTGCGGGCAGCCTGGGCCTCGATGGCCTGATGGACACACAGGTTGGATTCATAGGCCGCGCCCGTGTTGTTCCACTCCGAAAGGATCTGACCCTGATCGGCCTGGCTCACCAATGAAAGCCGGGAAACAGGCTGATCTGGACGCGCGATGATGCTTTCCAGCAAGGTGCCAAACTGCGAGGAGATCCGGCGAACGCTGGCGTCGGAAAGAGCCAGCCGAGAATAGCTCCATCGGCAACGACGCCCATCGGCCAGAACTTGCAGGCGCAGCTTGGGTCCGGGAAGCGCGCCAGAGCTCTGATCGAGCGAATCCACCACCTCGACCTGAATGGGCAGGGCCTTTTCCAGCCCCTGCTCCCGCACCCCGGACAAGCTGGCGTGCCGGGTCAGCAGATCGCGCAGCGCAGTGCCCTTGCTGCGGACCAATTCCAACTCCCGCTGATTGGCTCGAACCAAGGAAAGGAAATCAGGATCGCCCTCGGACGCGAAGCGGAATGGCACCGCGTCCCAGAACAGGTTCTCCAGCGAGCTCACGTCCCGCTTGAGTTCAGGTAGCTGAAGCGCGAGATCGAAGACCTGTTCGCTGCCCACCCGGGACAAGTAGAGTCCGAACGCGCTCAGGATCAGCTCGGAGCCCGAAATCCCGGCCCGGCCGGCGAATTCCGCAACCTGGGAAGGAAGGTCAAGATCGAGAACACCCGTTTCCGCCGCCGCCGACCCTTCACGGCCCGCCGGCTCGAAGTAGGGAAAGGACACCGGGTGGAGCTTCTGCATCCGGCTCACCCAAAATGATTCCGATTTGCACAGCCGCGCATTGAGTGCGGTGATTCGGGACGCCAGGACGGGCTCCGGTTCCGGAAGCTTGACCCCCTGCTTGAGCTGATGCACCCGGGCAATCTCCTCGAGACAAGCCGGACGCCCACACAGGTGGAGCAACTGCCGGATCACCACGGCCCCGCCGCGGGCGGCGACGTGGATGCCGTCGGCGTCGCAGCCCAGCACGGTCCCCGGCTCTTGGGGAGACGACCGACCAGGGTCGGCCAACTCAAGGGCGGAGCAGATGTAAAACTCGGATCCGATTTGGATCTTCGCCCGTCCAAACGCATTGGCTGCCGAGCCAAAATCCATCGCTCGAACGAAGGCCTCAAGGGACTGCGGAGCTTGATCCCAGGACAAGATGGCCGCCCGATCGGGGCGCTTCCACATCGGGTTGTAGCTGCGCTGACTGTGATCCTGCTCCGTCGCAGTCCAGTTTCCCGCGATCAGCTTACCAATCAGCTCCTGAAAAGACTGCACCCCGGCCTCGAAGCATTTGGTCATCAGCGAGTGCGCCGTCTCATGCTCCGAAATATCGACCGAGCGTTGCACCAGGACCGGCCCGCCGTCGACTTTGTCGTTGATGAAGTGCCAGGTTACCCCGTGCGACGACTCGCGGTTCATCAACGCCCAGGACGCCGGATGCAGCCCGCCGTAGCGGGGCAAGAGGCTGTCATGAAAATTGATCGATCCCCGAGCGGCGGCGGCAACCGCCTCCTTCGGCATCACCCGCAGGTTGATGATACTAAACAGAAAGTCAAAAGGCTGCTTCAGCAGAACGGGGAGGTAATCCTCCTCCGGGCTGTAGACCGGGGTCCGGGCCGCGCGCGCCCACTCCACTACCTCGGAACTCAGGGCAATGATCCCCAACAACTCGAAGCCGGAAGCCATGAGGATCTCGGCGCACCGGATGGTCAGCGCCCCGTCTCCTACCAAAAAGCACTTCAGGTTCCTGCCCATGATCTCTTCTGATTGCGGTCCTTGATTCACAAAATGACGTCCCTAGACCGAAGTTTTACTACGAAGATGCTCCACAATCAATGCTGTTAAGTTAATCACAAGGAAACAAACAACATCCTTACGGGTAACAACTTACACGATAATACGAACGATGCAATCTCGGCTGAATCTTGCTCTCCTCACTACAGTTTCTAATAACCCTGAATCGTGTCAGGCCGCCTGAAAGGGACTTTAGGCATCCCCTCTCTTCCTTCGGCATAGGTACGCCTGGACACAAGAAGCCCAGACCTGTTCCACGGGGGAAGCGGACTGGTGATGAGGTTTTGGCGGCCCGTTAGCGGTGCCGCCAAAACCCGTGGAGAACTCTGAAAACTGCCTTCGGGTCGGTCCGGCCGGGGAAGAGGCTTTCCTTCCTCCCGGCGAGGGGATCAACCGCGACCAGCGGCGATGCTGATGGTCTCAGGCGAAACAGCTCCGTTGGCGGATCCGTTCAACACCGTGACGCGGGCACCCTTTTCGAAGTGCGGAGTATACTCAGGCACGGCGCGTTTCAGGAGCATCTTGCAGTGATCGCCATCGATCTCGTAGAGGAGGCCGGCGAACTCGTTCAGAATTCGACGCATTTCCTCGAGCGGAGCGGGTTGGGCGCAGAATCGCATGATCTTCGGATGAGTCGTCGGGATCAGGCTTTCTTGCTCGTGGCTCAGCTCCTCGAAGAGCTTCTCGCCCGGGCGGAGACCCACGAACTCGATCTTGATGTCCTTGTCGGGTTCGAGACCAGACAGGATGATAATCTGCCGCGCCAGGTCCACGATCTTCACCGGCTTGCCCATGTCGAGCAGGAAGACTTCCCCGCCCTGCCCTTGTGCGGCGCTCTGCAGCACGAGACCGACCGCCTCGGGAATGGTCATGAAGTAGCGAGTCATCTCCGGATCGGTAACCGTCACGGGACCGCCGCGAGCGATCTGCTCCTTAAAGATGGGGATCACGCTGCCAGAAGAACCCAGGACGTTGCCGAATCGGACCGCCATCATGCGGGTGCCACCAGGATTGGCCGCATGCAACGACTGCAGGAACATCTCAGCGAGCCGCTTGCTGGCGCCCATCACGCTGGTGGGGTTGATGGCCTTGTCGGTGGAGATCAGGACAAACCGCTCGACCTTATGAGCCACCGCCAGTTCGGCGAATTGGGCAGTGCCCAGGCTGTTGTTACGAACTGCTTCCGTCGGCTGGCTCTCCATCAGAGGCACATGCTTGTGAGCGGCCGCATGGAAGATCACCTTCGGCTTGTATTGCTCCAGGATCATGCCCATCCGGTTCAGGTCCATCAGGTCCGCGACGAGGGGGACGATCTTCTTGCCATGACCAGCGCGAGCCAGCTCCTGCTCGATGGCGAACATTTGCACCTCGGAGCGCTCCACCAGGAGCAGCAGACGCGGTCCAAACTCAGCAATCTGGCGGCACAGCTCGCTGCCGATGCTACCGCCGGCACCCGTGACCATCACGACCTGACCGGCCAGCAGAGCCTGAATGTTCTCGGTTTCCAGCTTGATGGGAGGGCGTCCCAGCAGGTCTTGGATCTCCACCGAGCGCAACTGGCTGACGTGCACCTTGCCCAAGGCCAGCTCCGACAGCGAAGGGACAGTCCGGCACGGGTATTTCGCCTGGCGCATGACGTCCAGGATCTCGCGCTTCCGCGTAGCGGAGGCGGAGGGAACGCTGATGATGATCTCGTCCAACCGAAGCCCCAGGGACTCGTCGTTCAGGAGCAATTCGGGCTTGCCGACAATTGGCAGGCCACAGACCGTCCGACCCCACTTCGACTTGTCGTCATCAAAAAACGCGACCGGCTCCAACCCGAGACCGCGCTTGTTGCGCAGTTCAGCAGCCAGCATGGCGCCGGCCTCACCAGCCCCAATGATGCCCACGCGGCGAGTTGCGGTGGGGGACTTGGAGTAGTAGGCGCGGAGGCGCTGACGGCGCAACCGCAGGGTCATGCGAATCAAGACCAGGGCCGCCAAGGAGAACAGGAAGTCCACCAGGATCATGCCCGCAGGCAGGGCGAAGGGCTCCTTGAGCTTCCAAGTTCCCAGGCCAATCACGGCTGCTGCCGTGCCCAGGGCATACGCCAAACGAAAAATATCCGGGACGCTGAAGCTGCTGGGCAGCACCCGTTGCTGCCGAAAAAGGAAAAGCAACACGAGCTTCAGGCCCACAACCCAGGCGAGAACGAGAGGAAAATGATGCAACTGCTCCGGCGGAACGCGGAAGTCAAACCGCACGAGATAGGCCATCATCAGACTGACCGAGAGTCCGATGGCGTAGGCCGTTGACAGTCCCAGCGTGCGAAACAGGCGGCCTTTCTCACCTGTAAACATAGAAGACATACTCGTCGCTTTCAAAGGGTTCAAACTTTTGATGGGCATTCCTGATTCCTGATTAACACAAGGGTCGGAACTGTTCCTTCCGCTCCTCAACTAATGTCGTCTCAGCACTCGTCTGAAGCTCCATTCCTAACCGGCAACGGAACCTCCATTGTTTCGGCCCGAGCTTCAGACAGACAGTCGATCCCTTGGGCGCTACCCCACCGGACAGACAGGCTGGGACTTAGTGGGAACTTTACCACACATCCGCCGATATGCAGCATCAAAATTATGCCGTAAAATTACGTAAAAATTAATCAGTGAAGCCACCGCCCGATCAACTCATCAATCGAGGGAACAATCCGGCAGCGCATATTGGCACTAATCAGCAGGGAGCGGATCTGTTCCACGCGTTCCGGGGTCGCGGTGGGCATGGCAATAATAATTTCATCCAGCTTACTTGTCCAGGAACCGTCCAGAATGC is a window from the Verrucomicrobiales bacterium genome containing:
- a CDS encoding LLM class flavin-dependent oxidoreductase, whose protein sequence is MNQGPQSEEIMGRNLKCFLVGDGALTIRCAEILMASGFELLGIIALSSEVVEWARAARTPVYSPEEDYLPVLLKQPFDFLFSIINLRVMPKEAVAAAARGSINFHDSLLPRYGGLHPASWALMNRESSHGVTWHFINDKVDGGPVLVQRSVDISEHETAHSLMTKCFEAGVQSFQELIGKLIAGNWTATEQDHSQRSYNPMWKRPDRAAILSWDQAPQSLEAFVRAMDFGSAANAFGRAKIQIGSEFYICSALELADPGRSSPQEPGTVLGCDADGIHVAARGGAVVIRQLLHLCGRPACLEEIARVHQLKQGVKLPEPEPVLASRITALNARLCKSESFWVSRMQKLHPVSFPYFEPAGREGSAAAETGVLDLDLPSQVAEFAGRAGISGSELILSAFGLYLSRVGSEQVFDLALQLPELKRDVSSLENLFWDAVPFRFASEGDPDFLSLVRANQRELELVRSKGTALRDLLTRHASLSGVREQGLEKALPIQVEVVDSLDQSSGALPGPKLRLQVLADGRRCRWSYSRLALSDASVRRISSQFGTLLESIIARPDQPVSRLSLVSQADQGQILSEWNNTGAAYESNLCVHQAIEAQAARTPDAVAVVFREKSLTYRELNARANQLARYLRELGVGPDAMVGLCVSRSVEMLVGLLGIQKAGGAYLPIDPAYPQERIAHMLEDSQASVIVSQERLAAELPRHRAKVIKLDTDWPTISQQAEGDFLSGAKPHHLAYVIYTSGSTGKPKGVMIEHRNVLNFFAGMDRVLGQEGQSPGVWLAVTSVSFDIHVLELSWTLARGFKVVVHEEQAFQQNRPAPKRSTSRRKLDFTLFYFSSDAAENTGKNRYWLMLEGSKYADAHGFTAIWTPERHFHAFGGLYPNPSVTSAAIAAVTKNVQIRAGSVVLPLHNPIRMAEEWSMVDNLSNGRVGLSFASGWHANDFAFAPENYADRKNLMFRGIETVSKLWRGEAVQVRNGDGQEISVKIFPAPVRSRPPMWITAAGNIETFRMAGEMGFNLLTNLLGQKIEELADKIAAYREAWRAHGHPGQGLVSVMLHTHIGDDLEAVRVKVKQPLCNYLKSAFDLTKIAPWAFPAFRQPSKKAVGGDMKLDLDNFTPEDMDALLDHAFDRYFETAGLFGTPESALAIVDRLKAMGADELACLIDFGVPSADALSALTHLNRLRELSNPSLAEIEEGLEGDYSIPALISRHGVTHFQCTPSLASILAINPGSLEALRPIKKLLLGGEALPPTLAEQLLRVMEGELINMYGPTETTVWSTSVRVTRSDAITIGRPLVNTQVFIVDRNLQLVPVGVPGELLIGGAGVVRGYLNRPELTDQRFVPNPFAAVAGERLYRTGDLARYREDGQVEYLGRLDHQVKIRGHRIELGEIETVLNHHPLVRECVVIAREDTPGDQRLVAYTVPEAAGSGGGAATVAGAEHWQHLWTETYHRTGDNEALPLDPTFDLVGWDSSYTGAPIPPTEMREWVDRGVERILSLKPKRVLEIGCGSGLLLFRIAPQCERYVGVDFAATAIENIRRALQVRPLAQVELHQGKADQLPEFGAGSFDTVVINSVVQYFPGVEYLCRVLEQVATLVAPGGRIFLGDLRSLPLLTAFLTDIELYQAPDHLSTAELKQRIAKRRERESEMLIHADLFRALSRRIPQITRVVQQLKRGESLNEVTRFRYDVVLEIGSAPASGGAEANVIRAEQLALAGVRDLLAAEPPVLTLRGLPNPRLSREVKAVELLEKGSAPATVGELRALLDSQPVSGIDPEQLWKLADDYEVELSWNAEGRLDAYDAAFRHRKKASPGRAALDPGPERPWTDYVNRVGASATPAKSLPSELASYLRGKLPAYMVPSAFVVLERLPLTPNGKINRAALPEPEHSRPESATAYLAPSSDSEKIISKVWQDLLKLEQVGASDNFFDLGANSLMMVQANHLLRQALGKNVPLVDMFRFPTVSALAAHIDEAGQGEAQKLQQSQDRGEARKDALSRRRQQRQASRTV